One Diospyros lotus cultivar Yz01 chromosome 1, ASM1463336v1, whole genome shotgun sequence genomic window carries:
- the LOC127797126 gene encoding uncharacterized protein LOC127797126, with the protein MAGSKDAHIIVEIPVAEETQIPAAAMQHHPLAEISQSGGHLLLLKLWQREEELSGRRIGSKEARTDAVRGEIFQLCCFFFIFHGFFLTILFTSSPNSDACGRWWIPSALEMSTSIALIFLVQMKLCRYWKVQRQLQREKADGRALSRCIQELRMKGRSFDLSKDPHGGGRRMKSSSVEVKWRPLTWFSQNLLTVCLVCFAALLFPASKLVLCV; encoded by the coding sequence ATGGCAGGTTCCAAAGATGCTCACATCATCGTTGAAATCCCAGTGGCCGAAGAGACCCAGATCCCCGCCGCCGCAATGCAGCACCACCCGTTGGCGGAGATTTCCCAATCCGGCGGCCATCTCCTGCTTCTGAAGCTCTGGCAGAGGGAGGAGGAGCTCTCCGGCCGACGGATCGGGTCCAAGGAGGCGAGAACGGACGCCGTGAGGGGAGAAATATTCCAGctttgttgcttcttcttcatcttccacGGCTTCTTCCTAACCATTCTCTTCACCTCCTCTCCGAATTCGGATGCCTGCGGGAGATGGTGGATTCCTTCGGCTTTGGAAATGTCCACTTCGATTGCTCTAATCTTTCTGGTTCAGATGAAGCTTTGCAGGTACTGGAAGGTGCAGAGGCAGCTGCAAAGGGAGAAGGCGGATGGCCGGGCGCTAAGCCGGTGCATTCAGGAGCTGAGGATGAAAGGGCGGAGCTTCGATCTGTCGAAGGACCCCCATGGCGGGGGGAGGAGGATGAAGAGTTCGAGCGTGGAGGTTAAGTGGAGGCCTCTCACTTGGTTTTCTCAGAATCTGCTAACTGTTTGTCTTGTTTGCTTTGCAGCTCTGCTCTTCCCAGCATCCAAGCTAGTCCTCTGCGTTTAG